GGTACGGCCGGGCGCGCAGGCGCACCGCGCTCGTGGTGACGCTGGTCGTCCTGGCCCTCGGCATCTCCGGCGGAGGGGTGGCGTACGCGCTCGGCACCGGAATCCTCTCCCCGGCGCCGACAGTGAGCCCGACGCCCATCGCGACCCCGACCGAGACGGCTACGCCCACTCCCACCGCCACGCCGACACCGACGCCGACTCCGACGGCGACGGCGGACGCAGCCGACCCCTCGACCTGGACGATCGGATTCGACGGCATCGGGCCGATCACCCTGGGGATGCGGATGGCCGATGTCACCGCGGCGGCGCCCACCTTCACCGACGTGACGTACGACATCTGCCGACCGGGTCAGTTCGATCTGGAGGCTCCGGACCACCTCGTCGTCAGCGCCTTCGACCTCCAGGACCCACCGGGCGTCGTCGGCGTCCTCGACGTCCGATCCTTCACCTCGGCCGACGACCAGTCCGCCCTAGCGACCCCGCGGACCGACCGCGGGATCGGGATCGGCAGCAGCGCCCAGGACCTCTTCACCGCGTACCCGGGCATCCCGAAGACCGGGAGCTATGGCGAGGTCACCGACTACTACGGGCTGAGCAACGGCGCCGGAACGTGGATCGCGTTCGCCGTCATCAACGGGACCGTCGACCGCATCACGGTCGGACCGTCATCGACGATGCCCTCGGAGTACTGCCCTGCCTGAGCGCCGGTAGACTGGCATCCATCCCCCGCCACCGCCAGCAGCCTGGAGTGCCCGCGTGACCGACACCACCGTCCAGCATGTCGTCGACACCGTCGCGAACGCCGCCGCGACTCCGGAGAAGGAGCAGCCGTACGCGGCGCTCGGCCTCAAGGAGGACGAGTACGCGCAGATCCGGGAGATCCTGGGCCGCCGCCCCACCTCGGGCGAGCTGGCGATGTACTCCGTGATGTGGTCGGAGCACTGCTCCTACAAGTCGTCGAAGATCTACCTGCGCCAGTTCGGCCAGAAGGTGTCGCCGGCGATGAAGAAGAACCTCATGGTCGGCATGGGCGAGAACGCGGGCGTCGTGGACGTCGGCGAGGGCTGGGCGGTCACCTTCAAGGTGGAGTCGCACAACCACCCGTCGTACATCGAGCCGTTCCAGGGCGCGGCGACCGGCGTCGGCGGCATCGTCCGCGACATCATCTCGATGGGCGCGCGCCCGGTCGCGGTCATGGACCAGCTGCGGTTCGGCCGCATCGACGACCCGGACACCGCCCGCGTGGTCCACGGCGTCGTCTCCGGCATCTCCTTCTACGGCAACTGCCTCGGCCTGCCGAACATCGGCGGCGAGACCTACTTCGACTCCGTGTACCAGGGCAACCCGCTGGTCAACGCGCTCTCGGTCGGCGTGCTGCGCCACGAGGACCTCCACCTCGCCAACGCGTCCGGCGCGGGCAACAAGGTCGTCCTGTTCGGCGCCCGCACCGGCGGCGACGGCATCGGCGGCGCGAGCATCCTGGCCTCCGACACGTTCTCCGAGGGCGGCCCGACCAAGCGCCCGGCGGTGCAGGTCGGCGACCCGTTCGCCGAGAAGGTGCTCATCGAGTGCTGCCTCGAGCTGTTCCGCGACAAGCTCGTGGAGGGCATCCAGGACCTCGGCGCCGCGGGTATCTCCTGCGCGACCAGCGAGCTCGCCTCGAACGGCGACGGCGGCATGTTCGTCGAGCTCGACAAGGTCCTGCTGCGCGACCCCACGCTCACGGCGGAGGAGATCCTCATGTCCGAGAGCCAGGAGCGCATGATGGCGGTGGTCAAGCCCGAGCTGCTCGACGCCTTCCTCGCGGTGACCGCCAAGTGGGATGTCGAGACCAGCGTGCTGGGCGAGGTCACCGAGACCGGCCGTCTCGTCATCAACTGGAAGGGCGAGGAGATCGTCAACGTCGACCCGCGCACGGTCGCGGTCGACGGCCCGGTATACGAGCGCCCGGTCGCCTACCCGACCTGGATCGACGCCCTCCAGGCCGACACCGCCGCCGTCCTGGCGCGCCCGGCCACCGGCGACGAGCTGCGCGAGCAGGTACTCGCCCTCCTCGGCAGCGCCAACCTGGCCGACAAGAGCTGGATCACCGACCAGTACGACTACTTCGTGGGCGGCAACACCGCACTCTCCTTCCCGGACGACGCCGGCATGGTCCGCGTCGACGAGGAGAGCGGCCTCGGCTTCGCCATCGCGACCGACGCCAACGGCCGGTACTGCCAGCTCGACCCCAAGCAGGGCGCCAAGCTGGCGCTCGCGGAGGCCTACCGCAACGTGGCGGCCTCCGGGGCCGTGCCCGCCGCGGTCACCGACTGCCTCAACTTCGGCAGCCCGGAGAACCCCGAGGTCATGTGGCAGTTCTCCCAGGCCGTGGAGGGTCTCTCCGACGCCTGCCTGGAGTTCGAGATCCCGGTCACCGGCGGCAACGTGTCGTTCTACAACCAGACCGGCGACACCCCGATCTTCCCGACCCCGGTCGTCGGCGTGCTCGGCGTGATCGACGACGTCGCCCGCCGCATCCCGGCCGGCTGGCAGGACGAGGGCGAGAACATCTACCTGCTCGGCATCACCCGCGAGGAGCTCGACGGCTCCGCGTGGGCCGGCACGATCCACGGCCACCTCGGCGGCCTCCCGCCCGCGGTCGACCTCGCGGCCGAGCGCACCCTGGCCGAGACGCTGCACGCGGCCTCCGTCGAGGGCCTCGTCTCGTCGGCCCACGACCTCGCGGACGGCGGTCTCGCGCAGGCGCTGGCCGAGAGCGTCATGCGCTTCGGCGTCGGCGCCCGCGTCTGGCTCGGCGAGCTGCAGGAGCGCGACGGCGTGGACGCCGCGACCGCACTGTTCAGCGAGTCCACCGCCCGCGTCATCGTCTCGGTGCCGCGCGAGGACGACGTGAAGTTCCGCGGCCTCTGCGAGGGACGCGGCGTTCCGCTGCTCCGCATCGGTGTCACCGACGCCGAGGTCGGCGCCCAGCCCGTGCTCGAGGTGCAGGACCTCTTCACCGTCGGCCTGGAGGAGCTGCGCGGCGTGCACCGCTCCACGCTCCCCGAGCACTTCGGCCCGACGGTCGCGTAGCGGCGATCCAACTGACAGAACACGCCGCCTCGGCTTCGTCCGAGGCGGCGTGTTCTGTCAGTTCGTTCGTCAGTCGGCGACGAGGGCGGCCTGGCGGCGCGTGAAGAGGCGCACGCGCTGCTGCGTCAGCAGGATGCCGCACAGGACGACCGCGGCGCCGACCGGCTCG
This genomic stretch from Leifsonia sp. EB41 harbors:
- the purL gene encoding phosphoribosylformylglycinamidine synthase subunit PurL, with translation MTDTTVQHVVDTVANAAATPEKEQPYAALGLKEDEYAQIREILGRRPTSGELAMYSVMWSEHCSYKSSKIYLRQFGQKVSPAMKKNLMVGMGENAGVVDVGEGWAVTFKVESHNHPSYIEPFQGAATGVGGIVRDIISMGARPVAVMDQLRFGRIDDPDTARVVHGVVSGISFYGNCLGLPNIGGETYFDSVYQGNPLVNALSVGVLRHEDLHLANASGAGNKVVLFGARTGGDGIGGASILASDTFSEGGPTKRPAVQVGDPFAEKVLIECCLELFRDKLVEGIQDLGAAGISCATSELASNGDGGMFVELDKVLLRDPTLTAEEILMSESQERMMAVVKPELLDAFLAVTAKWDVETSVLGEVTETGRLVINWKGEEIVNVDPRTVAVDGPVYERPVAYPTWIDALQADTAAVLARPATGDELREQVLALLGSANLADKSWITDQYDYFVGGNTALSFPDDAGMVRVDEESGLGFAIATDANGRYCQLDPKQGAKLALAEAYRNVAASGAVPAAVTDCLNFGSPENPEVMWQFSQAVEGLSDACLEFEIPVTGGNVSFYNQTGDTPIFPTPVVGVLGVIDDVARRIPAGWQDEGENIYLLGITREELDGSAWAGTIHGHLGGLPPAVDLAAERTLAETLHAASVEGLVSSAHDLADGGLAQALAESVMRFGVGARVWLGELQERDGVDAATALFSESTARVIVSVPREDDVKFRGLCEGRGVPLLRIGVTDAEVGAQPVLEVQDLFTVGLEELRGVHRSTLPEHFGPTVA